TACGAGGAAAGCGGCGGCGTTCACCTGGTGGTCGAAAGAAGCAAGATAAAACCCGCGATCTCCGGGCTGCTTAAGTTCAGGGGTTTTAAAAACAGTCTGGACACCGGGGCATTTCACCAGCGCCTGGACGATGGATTCGAAGACGACTGGCTTTAGTCGTCCGAAACATCTCCCACAGAACTGATCAGAAGTTAACTTCTCCTCTCAGGATGACTCCATGCTCGGGCTTTGCGGTATTACTCTGCCTGCGTACGGGTGAAGATTGCTCAAACGGGCATGCTATGTATGGAGCCGGATGAATAAGTTTGGTCGGAAACCCTGAAGCGGGCGCTTCATGTGGCCGGAGGCGTATCCGGTTTCTCGGAGTAGGTGCCGTCAAGTCCCATTATTTTTGAAATTTCCTCTGGGGAATCGAGTATCTCCCCTTTGCCCATCTTGTAAAGAAAGTTCGCGTTGTCCCTCGGGGCGTCGCTTTTTACGTTAGGGTCGAAGAAAACCCCTTTGGTGTGAACGAGTCCCGCGCGGTTATACGAAGAGAGTTCATACTTCATTCCCATCCGAAGCGCATCGCACGGGCAGGCCTCGACGCAAAAGCCGCAGAAAACGCAGCGCATGAAATCTATGTTGTATACCTTGGGCCTTCTCTCGATTCCGTAATCGTCCGCGGGTTCCGAGACTATGGAGATAGCCTGGGTGGGACACGCGATCTCGCAGAGCTTGCACGCAACGCACCTTATCTCGCCCTCGTCATCGGCAGGCATCACGTGAAGCCCCCTGTAGTTCTCGGGAAGCGCTTTTACCTCCTCGGGGTATTTCACGGTTATCGGCTGGTGACGCGTGATGTGCCTTATGGTGATCATAAGGCCCTTTAGCACCTGGGGAATGTAAAGCTTCTCCCAGAAAGAAAGCCGCGGTCGCTCAAGCACTTTTACGTTTATCGCCATAGCAACCATCTATATACCACAGAAAGGGAAAATACTGAAGCCGCTAGCGGAAAAAACTGCCGCGGCGGTAAAGGATGAGGGCAAGCGCAAGTGCCGAGCCGCAAAGAAGCCAGAGCGCGGTTTCTACGTCTCCCAGAACGAGCTTTCCCGTCCCTATCATGAAACAGAGAAGAAAGGATACGACAAGCGACCAGTTAAGAAGAACAGAAGAGAAGACTCCCCGCCCCGGCGCAATCCCCGCTTTCTTGCGGACAGGGGACCAGAGGCCAGGGGGCCTTACCCTCGAATAGAATTCCGAGAGTTTTTCCCAGGACTCGGGAGCGGTGACGAAAGTGGCCGCAACCCAGCAGGCTATCGAGACGGGAACGACAAGTATCTGGTGGCGCAGTTCAAGCGGAATGCCTCTGGCCTCTGTGTAGAGAATCAGAACCAGTATGGTCGCAAGCGACGATGCAAGCGCCACTATCTCGCTCCAGGCGTTTATCCTCCACCAGAACCACCTGAGTATGAGCACAAGGCCGATTCCCGAACTCATGGCCCAGAGAAATATCCAGGCGTCCCCTATGTTTTTTATCTGAAGCGCCACTGCGCCCGCGATAACGGCAAGCACCACGGTTGCGATCCTCGAGACCGCCACGTAATGGCGCTGCGGGGCGCTTTGCCGCACGAACCTCCTGTAAAGATCGTTCACTAGATACGAAGCCCCCCAGTTAAGGTGCGTCGATACCGTGGACATAAACGCCGCGAGAAAGGAAACCAGCAGAAGACCCCGAAGACCCGGCGGGAGAAAGTCCCTGATCATCACAAGGTAAACTGACTCATCATCCCCTCCCGCCACTCCGGCCGCCTCGGGAAAGATTACCACCGAAGCCAGTGCAACCAGAACCCACGGCCAGAGGCGAAGCACATAATGGTTAAGCGCAAACCACGCCGTGCCCGCAAGGGCATGTCTCTCGTCTTTTGCGGAACAAAGCCGCTGTATGAAGTAACCTCCACCGTCAGCGTTGTGGGAGGACCACCAGACAACAGTCATGAAAATAAGGAATGTGAAAAAGTCAGAGGAAAAAAACTCTTCAGTGCCTGCAGCCTGCGTGATGAACATGGAGGTCTGCTCGGGGGGAAGCTCCGCGATTTTGCTTACGAACTGCCCGTACCCTCCGACCGCGTCAGAATTTATTACCACGACCGCGAGTATGATCGTGCCGCCGAGGGCTATCGCGTACTGTACGAAATCCGTTATCACGACTCCCCAGAGCCCGGAGAAGACCGTGTAGATGAGCACGATTCCTACGCAAAGCGAAACCGCGTATATCTGCCCCACTCCGAAAAAGACCTCAAACACCTTGATCATCGCGGTTATAACCCACCCCATCACTATGAAATTAAAAATCGTCGAGAAATAAAACGCCTTAAACCCCCGGAGAAACGCGGCGGGGCGGCCCCCGTAGCGAAGCTCTATCAGTTCGTTGTCGGTTATAACCTGAGCCCTTCTCCAGAGTCTCGAGAAAACCACTATCACGAGCGCGTGGCTGAAGATGTAGTTCCACCAGAACCAGTTCTTCCATATCCCTTCGGTCCTTATCCACCCGGTTATGGCAAGCGGGGTGTCGGCGGCAAAAGTGGTGGCGACCATCGAGGTTCCAAGAAGCCACCAGGGAAGCCCGCGCCCCGAAACGAAATAGTCTGAAAGACTTCCGGACGCCCTCCTTGAAAAATAAAGGCCTACACCCAGGGAAAAGACCAGGTAGAGGCCGAGCAGCATCCAGTCTACGGCGTGGAGTTTCATGGATCTATTCTCACCGGAAGCTTAGCAGCCGACGTCCGCTCTCCCGCAAGAATTTCCGCGGCAGCGCGGCCCGCCGCGCGCGAGGAATCGAAAAGCGAGATCACGGTATCGAAAAAGGGAAACTCGGCTGCGGGATAGGGAGAGCCGAAGGTAAGCAGAATTTTTTCATCCGGAAAGGAGGAAAGACCGTTTACGTAATCGGCTATCGCCGGGGGAACAATGCAGTTCTCCGTCCATCCTGCCGGGGCTGCGGATAAAACGCACACGAGCGAGGAGACATTTTCCCTTGGCGGCAGTTCGGGGCAGCAAAAGCTCTTCTCCAACGTCACTCCTCCCTCGGAAAATCCCTCGCGAATCCCGGCCAGAAGCTCCTCCGTATCTTCCCTGCCAAAATGAAAGACCGAGACTTTTTCGCCGCGAAGTCTGCCTCCTCGAACAACACAGGCCGAGCGGCGGGCGATTTCCCCTGCCTCCTCGCGGTTTTTCTTAAAATCGGGTGGCGGAACTTCCTCCCCGCCCGAGGCGAAAAGCCCCTTCGCGTAGGATATCCTGGAGAGAGATTCTCCCCGGGCCGGATCTTTAAAAAAGTCATCCTCCGCCCTTCTTTCGAGGAATCCCTCTGGGTCCCTTGGGTCAAGAACTATGTCCACTCCGCTCGCAAGAGCCGCCAGAATGTTTTCCTCCTCCCGCTCATCCCCTCCCAGCGCGTCCATTCTGAAGGAATCCGAGACGATCAGGCCGTTGAATCCGAGTTTTCCGCGCAGAAGGCCCCGCAGAATCGGTTCCGATAGGGTGGCAGGGACTCCGAGAGGGTCAAGGGCGGTATAACAGACATGGGCCGGCATCACGCAGTGAAGCCTTTTCGCAATCGCTTCCCGAAAAGGCAGAAGATCCGATTCCATGAGACGCTCAAGAGACCTTTCGACTGTAGGAAGGCAGGCATGTGAATCCTCGAGTGTGGCGCCGTGGCCCGGAAAGTGCTTCCCGCAGGCTAGCACTCCCTCTTTCTGCATGGTCTCCGCAAAAACTCCTCCCAGTTTCGAGACAACCGCGGGATCATCAGAGAACGCCCTTACGTTTATTATCGGGTTTTGTGGCTCGGAATTAACGTCAAGAACCGGAGCGAAGGCAAGATTTAGCCCGCAGTATCTCATCTCCCGGGCCGTTATCATAGCCTGACGCTTCAGAAGCTCCTCGTCGTCCATCGCCCCCTGGGCCATCGCGAAAGGAAAAAGAGTCCCTCCCGAAACGCGCTGACCTAGGCCCCTTTCAACGTCGCAGCCGAAAAAAAGC
The genomic region above belongs to Candidatus Dadabacteria bacterium and contains:
- a CDS encoding NADH-quinone oxidoreductase subunit I, whose translation is MVAMAINVKVLERPRLSFWEKLYIPQVLKGLMITIRHITRHQPITVKYPEEVKALPENYRGLHVMPADDEGEIRCVACKLCEIACPTQAISIVSEPADDYGIERRPKVYNIDFMRCVFCGFCVEACPCDALRMGMKYELSSYNRAGLVHTKGVFFDPNVKSDAPRDNANFLYKMGKGEILDSPEEISKIMGLDGTYSEKPDTPPAT
- a CDS encoding Na+:solute symporter, with the translated sequence MKLHAVDWMLLGLYLVFSLGVGLYFSRRASGSLSDYFVSGRGLPWWLLGTSMVATTFAADTPLAITGWIRTEGIWKNWFWWNYIFSHALVIVVFSRLWRRAQVITDNELIELRYGGRPAAFLRGFKAFYFSTIFNFIVMGWVITAMIKVFEVFFGVGQIYAVSLCVGIVLIYTVFSGLWGVVITDFVQYAIALGGTIILAVVVINSDAVGGYGQFVSKIAELPPEQTSMFITQAAGTEEFFSSDFFTFLIFMTVVWWSSHNADGGGYFIQRLCSAKDERHALAGTAWFALNHYVLRLWPWVLVALASVVIFPEAAGVAGGDDESVYLVMIRDFLPPGLRGLLLVSFLAAFMSTVSTHLNWGASYLVNDLYRRFVRQSAPQRHYVAVSRIATVVLAVIAGAVALQIKNIGDAWIFLWAMSSGIGLVLILRWFWWRINAWSEIVALASSLATILVLILYTEARGIPLELRHQILVVPVSIACWVAATFVTAPESWEKLSEFYSRVRPPGLWSPVRKKAGIAPGRGVFSSVLLNWSLVVSFLLCFMIGTGKLVLGDVETALWLLCGSALALALILYRRGSFFR
- a CDS encoding glycoside hydrolase family 3 protein, producing MPRIDFRDPGSVKRAERLARDFGVCGFIIFNGDVERVRETTRRLSDLSEFPLFFGCDVERGLGQRVSGGTLFPFAMAQGAMDDEELLKRQAMITAREMRYCGLNLAFAPVLDVNSEPQNPIINVRAFSDDPAVVSKLGGVFAETMQKEGVLACGKHFPGHGATLEDSHACLPTVERSLERLMESDLLPFREAIAKRLHCVMPAHVCYTALDPLGVPATLSEPILRGLLRGKLGFNGLIVSDSFRMDALGGDEREEENILAALASGVDIVLDPRDPEGFLERRAEDDFFKDPARGESLSRISYAKGLFASGGEEVPPPDFKKNREEAGEIARRSACVVRGGRLRGEKVSVFHFGREDTEELLAGIREGFSEGGVTLEKSFCCPELPPRENVSSLVCVLSAAPAGWTENCIVPPAIADYVNGLSSFPDEKILLTFGSPYPAAEFPFFDTVISLFDSSRAAGRAAAEILAGERTSAAKLPVRIDP